TCTAGGGAACAGCCTTTTCATCTCGGAATAAGCGAGCTCCCCCGTTAATATGTAAGTTGGAATCTCCGGCTCTATATCGAAGGGCTTAAGTCCCGTTGTAAACTCGCCTAGCAATGCTAAGAATATTGGAGGAATAACTATCCTGATGTCGAGCTCTTCATCCTTTTCCAGGGCCACCCTCTTTACAAACGTGAGCTCTTCCTTGGTTAAGGATCTAACGCCAAATCTGTTGTACCTCGTAACTCCCACAGGGAACAGCCTTACCTCGTGAATTCCCATTGAATCAAGATCCTCAATTATCTCCCCTATATCTTCTACGTTGTACCCTGGGGTAAGGATTATGTCCGCTATCACCCTGAAGTGCTCCGCTACAAAGGGGAGAAGGTCTATTAGCTTCCCCGCATGTCTGTTCCTCATCAATCTAGCCCTTACATCCTTCTTCGTTGTGTGAACTGAGATCTGAATCTCATCAAGGCCTGCCGAGTACAGGCTCTCAACTCTGTCCTTGTCGAACTTTACATTTCCTGAAGTGTCCGTAACCCTTATCCAAAGATCGTAGTGCTCCCTTGCGTACCTTATCCTATTTTCAAGTTCCGGATCATTCAAGGTGTCGTGCCTTGGAACTTTGTATATCATATCGGGAGGATTTTGGAGGAGGTAGCAGAATATGCAACCGTTCCCACAGGGTCCAGCTTTGGAAGAGGGAGGAATAACCAAAAGATCCTCCCTCTCCTCTATTCCATCGAGCTCATACTTCGTTATCTTCCTCAGCTTTAGGTCTTCAGTAAGTTCGTACATCTGTCATGGTGCTTGGGATCTGGTTTAAAAGCTCTTCCCCTAGGTTCTCGTAGAATGAAAGTGACGCCACCGATGTGAACGCGTGGAGCAAGGCCATTACTGGTGCCTGAAGGAATGCCCCAATAAGTAGCCCCAGGAACGATTGAGAGAACATTAGTGGAATGAATACGAGGATGCTGGCGACTATGTAGAGAGTAAGGACCGTTAGCATTAAAAGTAGACCGAAACCGAACGTAGATTTTGGCTTCCGCAGAGGCACCAAAAATTCTCCTACACCCTTCCTTATGGAGCCATTTACAACGTACGCCGGGAAAATTACTGATACCGCTCCCCCAAAAAATGTAAGTGCAAGGATCTCTATCGTCAGGAGGGCCAGCATCCCTATGATTGTCACGGTCTTTGACCCTCCAATGATCCCGACTCCGATTATTAAGGTGAAAGGTATCGCGACAATAATGGCAACGAGACCTAAGATAACAGCCGACACTAAGGTCACTATGAACGCCGAAATTACATTCTCTAATCCAGATATCAAGGCATCTCCAATGCTTAAGGCCTCCCCCAGATGTTTGCGATGGGCATATATCGTCACCGAATACTGAGCGGCCGAGAGGAGGAGTGCGTAAAGAAGAGCAATTATCAGAAGAGCCCTTACCTGATCCGGAGATAGCTGTTCATACGTCCCATGCTCCTCAAATATTATATCTCCTTTTTCAAGGTTTTCTAAAGATCTGAGAGCGTTGTTCTTCTGAACGTATGCGTTTATTGGAGCCAAGATTAAGAGGAAAATCAGCGGGATCATAACTACCTTAGGGTTAGAGATTAGGAAGGACACTGCTTCTCCAAACGATTTTATAGCCACCATGCTTAAACCCCACTCGGTGATGGTATTACTCTTTAAAAATATAATGTATCCTCCAAAAGCTTTTAAAGCCCATAAAGGTTTATGGGTAATCGGGAGTGGGCCGGTAGCTCAGCCTGGGAGAGCGCCGCCCTCGCAAGGCGGAGGCCGCGGGTTCAAATCCCGCCCGGTCCACCATCTTAAGTTTTCTAATTAATCATATCAACGCCTGATTAATAAATTTTGAACTTATCAATGGTAAAAGCACTCACTATCTATTAAGTGTAATAATTAGAATCTATAACCTTATAAGCCCTCAGCTGGAGCGTTATTCGGGGATCTATATGGACGGAGAGAAGACTGTTCTCAGAAAGTTTGAGCACATAGAACATTGTCTCAAGAGAAATGTCCAGGCTCACGTTTCAAATGGCTTTGAGGACGTTCATTTAATTCACATGTGCCTTCCCGAAATCGATAAGGAAGAAATAGATCTCTCAGTAAAGTTCCTAGGCAGAAAATTCGATTATCCCATAATGATCACTGGGATGACTGGGGGGACGAGAAGAGGTGAAATTGCCTGGAAGATAAACAGGACTCTAGCTCAGGTTGCTCAGGAGCTAAACATCCCCTTTGGGGTTGGAAGCCAGAGAGCGATGATAGAAAAGCCTGAGACTTGGGAGAGCTACTACGTTAGGGATGTTGCGCCTGATGTGTTCCTTGTAAGCAACTTGGGGGCACCACAATTTGGCAAAAACGCTAGAAAGAGATATGGAGTTAAGGAAGTCCTCCACGCGATAGAAAAGATAGAGGCAGATGCAATAGCAATTCACATGAATCCCCTTCAGGAGAGCGTTCAACCTGAAGGAGACACGACCTTTGCAGGCGTGCTAGAGGCCCTCGCTGAGATAAAGTCGAGCATAGATTATCCTATCATAGCTAAGGAAACGGGAGCTGGGGTCTCTAGGGAGGTTGCCGTCAAGCTTGAGGGGATTGGAATTGATGCAATAGACATAAGTGGTTTAGGTGGGACGAGCTGGAGTGGCGTTGAGTATTATAGGGCAAAAGACGAAGTTGGAAAAAGGTTAGCGTTGAGATTTTGGGACTGGGGAATCAAAACTGCGATAAGCTTGGCCGAGGTCAGATACTGGACTAACCTCCCCATAATAGCGAGTGGTGGAATGAGGGATGGGATTACCATGGCAAAGGCATTGGCAATGGGTGCATCTTTGGTTGGCGTTGCCCTGCCCGTTCTCAAACCAGCCGCCAAGGGGGACGTTGAGGGCGTAAAAAGAATTATTATGGGATATGTAGAAGAGTTGAAAAATGCAATGTTCTTAGTGGGGGCTAAGTCCGTGGTTGAGTTAAAGAGGGTGCCTCTTGTGATAACGGGTTTCACAAGGGAATGGTTAGAACAGAGAATAAACCTCAATGGTTTCTTAAGCTCTCGCCTTTAGAACTATTCTTTTTAGCCGATTCTTCGCAGAAGAAAAATTTATTAACATGACGCTAACAAAACCACAATTGATTAGTTATATATAGTGAGATAAAATAAAGAAGGTGAAGTGAAGTGAAGAATTACCAACTTGTGTTTGAATGGCCCAAGAAAAAGTTGCCTCTTAAGTATAAAAGGGAGTGGGATCTTGTAAGAGTTAAGGCGAGAGAAGATAAGCTCCTTGAAACCCTGATCAAGATTTCCCAGGAGTCTGAGAGTAACCTCGAGATCTCAATTGTTAAGGGAAAGAAAAACATTGGAGAAGCAAGGATAAAGGAGAACTCAATAATGATTGCCTTCTATGGAAGCTCCCCTTACATACCAGAAAGCGTTACCCTTTACATCCCTGGTCACGAGAATCTATCCGTAATAGATGAACTACCTTTCATACAGTCTGGAACGGTGGAAAACCTAAGGGGCAGGAAGGAAGGCAACAGGATTGAAGTTATCTTTAGGGCAGAGGTTAGAGGACTTGAACTTTATCCAAGGTTCGAAGGTGAGAAGCCAGAGATTACGCTTAGATTCATTAAAGATGGATATGGAAAGTGGGAAGAGCTCTGCCTTGAGGAAGTCAGAATAAAAGGAGAGAAAGAGGAAGTTAGACTTCAAATGAAGGAACGTAAGCTTTAACCCCACTTCTCACACACTTTCCTGGGCACACTTTTCTTAAGGGACAGTTTTCGCAACTTGAAGTTTTTATCTCCCTTACATAGCCCAGGGACTTAAGTACCTCGAGCATGCCCTCTACCTCCTCCTTGGGAACTTTAAGCCTCTTAGCTATCTCTTCCGTTGTATAAGTGCCCTTCTGCATAAGCTCGAGTAACTCCTCAAGCTTTCCCATTTAGATCACCGAACCTATAGCATAGGCGAGTATACCTACAATGGTGGCCAGCGCTAAATTGTACACTACGGCAACCGTCATCCACTTGGTTCCTCCCTCAGCCCTTATAGCGGCAAGCGTAGCTATGCATGGCAGGTATAGCGTCGTTACCAGGGCGAGCACGTAGGCTTGAAGAGGGGTCATCGCGTGAACCATTGCTCCAGCCAAAGATTCCTCACTCACTCCATAGATGACACTGTACGTTGCTATAACGTTCTCCTTCGCAATTATTCCAAAGATCAGACTCACCGCCGCTTTCCAGTCTAAGCCCATTAGCCTAGCTATTGGTTCAAAGGCCCTCCCCAACCTCTCAGCATAGCTCAAACCTGTTCCTACCGGCTGAGGATAGCTCGAGAGGTACCATATAGCGATCGAGCCTAAGAGTATCACCGTTGCGGCCTTCCTGAGAAACTCCTTGCTCCTCTCCCAGGAGTGGATTATCACGGTCTTCCACGAGGGTATTGAGTACTCCGGCAACTCTATAACGAACGGGCTCTCCTCTCCCTTGATAAAGAACTTGCCTAGGATCAATGCAGAAATCAATGCTAGGGCTATCGCTATTGCGTAGATGCTTATCGCGACTAGGGCCGCTTTATCTGGGAAGAACGTTCCCGCCAAGAACGTTATTACCACCATCCTCGCCACACAGGGAATTAGAGGATTCACGAGCATCGTTAATATTCTGTCCCTCTCGTTCTCCAAGATTCTGGTTGCCATTATGGCAGGAACGTTACAGCCGAACGCCAAGACCATTGGAATTATCGCTTTCCCTGGGAGATTAAACACCCTCAAGAACCTCTCCATCATTGCAGCTATTCTGGCCATGTATCCCGTATCCTCAAGTATCGACATGCCAACGAACAACAAGAACACCAACGGGAAGAAGCTTAACACCGCCCCAACTCCGCCAATGATTCCATCCACTATAAGACCCCTAAGGGTTTCGTTGGTTATATGTGGGGCTATTGCATCTCCCAGCCACGAGAACGCTGAATCAAGCCACTCCTGGAGGGGTCCACCGAGCGTAAACACAAACTGGAACAGGATATAGAACACGATAAGCATGGAGATAAGGCCGTAAACTGGGTGAGTCAAAAGCTTATCGAGTTGATCGCTCAAAGTCTCCCTTATTTCAACCGGGTGCCTAACGAACCTTCTCAACAACCCCTCAAGAAACTCGTACTTCTGGCTTGCCATCACTATGTCGAGGGACCTCTTGTACTTCTGCTCAAGCTCTCCTATGTGCTTGAGTATCTCATCCATCTTTGATTGACCCAAGTACTTGAGAACGAGCTTTATGACCTCTTCATCCCTTTGGAGGAGCTTTATAGCGAGCCACCTTATCGGGTACTTTTCGGCCAGTGGAGTTCCCTTTAGAACCTGGGAGACGTGATCTATCTCCCTCTCTATGTCATCATCGTACTTCGGAATGACAGGATTCGTGGTTATTTTACCCTCAGCCATCATCACTATTAGTCTTTTTAATTCTTCAAGCCCCTCACCGCTTTTCGCATTCGTAGGAACAACTGGAACTCCAAGGGCTCTCTGCATCTCCTTTATGTCTATTTCGACCCCCTTCTTCTTTATGAGGTCGAACTTGTTGAGAGCTATTATCACGTTCTTTGCTCCCATCTCGAATAGCTCCATGGTCAAGAAAAGGTTCCTCATTAGGCATGTGGAATCCACTATATCAACTACAACACTAACATTGCCTTCAAGTATGAAGTTCCTCGCTATAAGCTCGTCAACACTATGGGCCGTCATCGAGTAAATTCCGGGGAGATCCACTACCAGGAACTCCTTATCCCTGTACTTGAATATCCCCTCTTTCTTCTCCACGGTAACCCCGGGCCAGTTGCCGACGTGTTGTCTTAATCCTGTGAGGGCGTTGAATATCGTCGTCTTTCCAACGTTTGGATTCCCAACGAGGGCTATTGTCTTCAGCATAGCTAAATCCTCCTGACGATTATCTTCCTTGCTATCCCCCAGCCTATGGCTATCCTTGATGAACCGATAGCTATTATCATTGGTCCAGGCCCCCTGCTTTTGATGACTCTAACCGTAACTCCTGGAGCTATCCCCATTGCTATCAGCTTCGCCCTAGCGTTGGGGCCTCCATGAACGTCAACGACAACCCCTGCTTCCCCCTCTCTTAGTGCCGTCAATGGCACGTACAAGTTAGGCACCTCCCAATATTGTTAGGACAACCTAATTTCTAAGAGGAGTCTTTAAAAGGCTTATGTCCGAAAAGCGAAAAATAAAGTTTGAATTTCGCTATAAAGGGAGCGAGAAAAAATCTATTGTATTTTTCTCAGTTATCTTTTCTATTTCAGGCTTCGGAATTTCCTTTAACTTTGAAAGCTCCTCGATAGCAACCATTACATACCAGGGCTTGTTTCTTTCTCCCCTGTAGGGACTCATGTAGGGAGAGTCCGTCTCAACAACGAGGCTTTCAATGTCAAGGGCCTTAGCAACCTCCCTTACTTCAGGTATGAAGACTATACCAGTTACTATCCCGATTATGTGCCCATTCTCTGCTATTTCCCTCGCTACCTCTACAGGCCCCGTGTAAGCGTGGAAATATGCCTTAACTCCGAACTTCTGCACGAGTTCATAAGCTTCCCTCTCTGCATCTCTTGCATGTATTACAGCAGGTAAATCTAATTCCACGGCGAGCTCCAAAAAGTGCTCAAATATTCTTCTCTGGTTCTCCTTTTCCCTTTCTGTTTTCGCGTGGAAATAGTCTAGGCCTATCTCGCCTATCGCGTATATCTCCTTCGCATGATCTCTAATGAAATTCTCCACCTTCCTAACTTTCTCCCAGTTCCCCCTCCTAGCCTCGTTCGGATGGTAGCCCAGGGTAGGGAAGAGAAAACCGAAATAAGGCTTCAGCAGATCCCAGCTCTTCCAGACGTGGGTTTTCCTGTACTCAGTTATTGAGTCAACTATCGCCCTGAGCCTCTCTTGAGCCGCCCTGATTATCTCCTCATGATCCTTTTTGTAGAACTCAACGTGAGCGTGAGCATCTATCATCTTCAATCACCGAAAAGCTTTACATCCTTAACTTTTTAATTCAATCCATGAACTTCGAGGGCAAGCCCCTAATAGGCGTCGTCCACCTAAGGCCCCTCCCAGGATCCCCAAGGTTCTCAGGGGATCTTGGGGATGTTATTGAGAACGCCACAAGGGATGCAAGGGCGTACGAAGAGGCTGGCTTTGATGCAGTAATAGTTGAGAACTTTGGAGACTACCCATTTGCCAAGGAGGTTGGAAAGGAGACAGTTGCTTCCTTTGCTGTTGTTGCTAAAGAGGTTCGCAGGGAGGTGTCTATACCAATAGGCATAAACGTGCTGAGGAATGATTGCGTAGCTGCCTATGGAATAGCGTACTCTGTGAAGGCTGAGTTCATAAGGGTGAACGTTCTCACAGGGGTAGCCTTTACCGATCAGGGGATAATAGAGGGTTGTGCTAGGGATCTTGCTCTTATGAGAAGGCTACTTCCTGGGGTCAAAGTTTTTGCCGACGTTCATGTTAAGCATGCGGTTCACTTCTCTCGGCTAGAGGATGCAGTCCTTGATACCGTGGAGAGGGGAGGAGCAGATGCCGTAATAGTAAGCGGTTCTAGAACCGGAAGTGAAGTCAGCTTGAAGGATCTCAAAACTGTCAAAAAAGTAAGTGGGGTTCCAGTTATAGTTGGTTCTGGTGTCAATCCTCAAAATTTACCTTTACTTGCTAAATTTGCGGACGGATTCATAGTTGGGACTTGGGTTAAGGAAGGTGGAAGTACCGAGAACCCAGTTTCCGTTGAAAGGGCAAAGGCTTTAGTGAGGGTAAGGAACGATATCTTACAAAGGATAAAATGATGGAGGGTCTAGAATGGGTAAGTACTTCGGAACTAGTGGAATAAGAGAGGTTGTTAATGAAAAGCTAACCCCCGAGCTTGCTCTAAGGGTTGGTCTTGCTCTAGGAACTTACCTTGAGGAAGGAACCGTCGTTATTGGAGTGGATACGAGGACAAGTAGCGAAATGCTAAAAAATGCCGTTATAAGTGGTCTTCTCGCTACTGGAATTAACGTGATTGATATAGGTCTTGCTCCAACGCCCCTTACGGGCTTCGCAATTAAGCTTTACGAGGCGGATGCAGGGGTAACGATAACGGCAAGCCACAATCCCCCAGAGTACAATGGAATCAAAGTCTGGGACAGGAATGGAATGGCCTACACTCCAGATAAGGAAAAGAAGCTTGAGGAAATAATGGACTCTGACAAGTTTAAGAGGGTTCCGTGGAATGAGATTGGAAGGCTGACAAAAGAAGATCCGAGAGATGAGTACATAGAGGAGGTTCTAAAAACAATAAAACTTGAAGATTCTTACACCGTTGTTGTTGATACAGGCAACGGAGCTGGTTCAATCTTAAGCCCTTACCTCCAGAGAGAGCTCGGGAACAGGGTTATAAGCCTGAATTCTCATCCAAGCGGGTTCTTTGTTAGGGAGCTCGAGCCAAACGCGAAGAGCCTTGAGATGCTGGCTAAAACTGTTAAAGCTATGAACGCGGATGTAGGAATAGCTCACGATGGTGATGCCGATAGAATTGGAGTTGTGGATGACACCGGAAGGTTCGTTGAGTACGAGGTTATGCTCTCCCTCATTGCAGGCTACATGCTCAGGAAGTACGGGGAAGGAGTTGTAGTAACAACCGTGGATGCAGGCTTCGCTTTGGATGATTACGTTAGGGATCTCGGCGGAAAAGTAGTTAGAACCAAGGTTGGTGATGTCGCAGTCGCTGAAGAGCTGGCGAGGCATGGAGGCGTCTTCGGCGGAGAGCCAAGTGGAACGTGGATAATGCCTCAGTGGAACTTAACGCCAGACGGAATTTTTGCTGGGGCCCTCGTTCTTGAGATGGTAGACAGACTTGGCCCAATAAGCGAGCTCGCAAAGGAGGTGCCAAGGTACGTAACGCTAAGGGCAAAGATACCCTGTCCGAACGAGCTGAAGAGGAAAGCCATGGAAATAATAGCGAAGAAGGCTTTGGAGAGCTTTGAGTACAAGAGGCTGATAGATATCGACGGCGTGAGAATAGAAAACGAGGAGTGGTGGGTCCTGTTTAGACCGAGTGGAACTGAGCCGATAATGAGGATAACCTTAGAGGCCCACACCCAGGAGAATGCCAAAGAGCTAATGGAGAAGGCAGAGAGGCTCGTTAGGGAAGCAATAAGAGAGGCCCAGGAATGAACTATGTAGTTTACTTTTTTCTTTTGAGAGCCTCGCCCTTTAGGGCGGGGATGCAGGGATTGAGGGTTCAGCTCTTTTAGACCGAAAACCCTTTTTAAACAATAACGTAATAAGGCCTCGGAGAGGTTATCAAAGCCGATGAGATGAGGGGTTTTCACTCGTGTCCCTCCCCGTTGGGATGCTGGTAGGCGTCCTCTCAAAAACCACTCCTAGGCGGTTTAAACTCTTGGAGTGGCCTCTTGGCGATAACCCCGAGCCGTTTTGCGGTAGGGGTAACTGCTAATAGTGGGCCCACAAATCAATTAAAAACCCTAAAGGGCTGGGTCATGACGCCCAAGAGGCCCTTAAGGGCGGGGAGGAGGTCAGCTCCTTAGTTCCTATTTTTGGCAAACTTGGCCTTAAAACTATCTCCATAGATATATTGAATGTCGCCTTGGTAGTATTACCTGCTTGAACTTATTCTAAAGGGAGACATCAACGCAAAAACTGCTTCGATAATTGCCGGGATACTTCTTCTGCTTTAGCCTTCCCCGTCTTAACGCCAAAGAACGTTAAAAGCAATAGGGAGTTTCTCTGAAGGACGCCCGGATTGTTATGGGACACCAACAAATACGCCCCTCCATATACAAGACCAAGAACCCAGTACGTTGAGGGGGAAAGTGTTAACGATAGAATTTTTGAGAGGATTGTTAAGCTGGTGAGAATTGAGATCTCAACGACCATAAGCACCGTGGCAAGTACCCCCAATCCACGCATAAGGGGGTCTTCTCCATGGCTTTTAAGAACCCTCACATCATGCAGGGTGTATATGATGTCCCTTGCAAATCCTACCCCACTATTAAATCCTAAAAACGCGAAGATCCCACTAATCGTCCCTCCAACTTTTATAGCAAGCACAACTGAGAGAAAGTATCTAAGGAAGGTAAGAAACCTTTCCAAGTTTTTTCTTTTGTTATCTGGTAGCTCTACTGTTACCCTCAGAGGAATCGCAAAGATCCTAGCTACGAGCCTGAAAGACGAGATAATGAACTTTATGATGTACAGGAAAAGCAGCAAGAGGATTATAAGTATGCTCCTCATCATGATCTCACCCTCAGCCTTGGTCCAGCATCATCATCTTTCAGCAGTGCAAGGGTTCATCATCCTCGAAAATTCCTTAAATACATAACCCTTTATGAAGCTGGTGGTGAGTATGGACATCGAGGATAGGATAAACTTAGTGCTGAAGAAGCCCACCGAAGAGGTTTTGACCGTTGAGAATTTAAGGTACCTGTTTGAAGTTGGTGCTCCCCTTCAGCACTACATTGGATTTGAGATAAGCGGTTACATTCATCTCGGAACTGGACTGATGGCTGGGGCTAAAATAGCTGACTTCCAAAAAGCTGGAATAAAAACAAGAGTATTCCTTGCTGATTGGCATAGTTGGATAAATGACAAACTTGGTGGAGACCTTGAGACGATCCAAGAGGTTGCGTTGAAATACTTCAAGGTCGGAATGGAAAGGAGCATTGAGGTTATGGGTGGGGATCCAAAGAGGGTGGAGTTCGTTTTAGCCAGCGAGATACTTGAAAATGGGGACTACTGGCAGACTGTAATTGACATATCCAAGAACGTCACCTTGAGCAGGGTTATGCGTTCGATTACGATAATGGGCAGACAGATGGGTGAAGCTATAGACTTCGCCAAACTGATTTACCCAATGATGCAGGTTGCCGACATATTCTACCAAGGGGTTACGATTGTCCACGCAGGGATGGATCAGAGAAAGGCTCACGTCATAGCCATTGAGGTTGCTCAAAAGCTGAGGTATCACCCGATAGTCCACAACGGAGAGAAGCTCAAGCCCGTTGCAGTTCACCACCACTTACTCCTTGGACTGCAGGAGCCGCCAAAGTGGCCCATTGAGAGTGAAGAGGAGTTCAAGGAGATAAAAGCTCAGATGAAGATGAGTAAGAGCAAGCCTTATTCAGCAGTATTCATCCACGATAGCCCTGAGGAAATCAAGCAGAAGCTTAGAAAGGCTTTCTGTCCCGCGAGGGAAGTTAGATATAACCCAGTCCTTGACTGGGCCGAGCACATAATCTTCCGTGAGGAGCCTACGGAGTTTACTGTGCATAGACCCGCGAAGTTTGGAGGAGATGTAACTTACACGACCTTCGAGGAGCTCAAGAGGGACTTCGCCGAGGGCAAGCTACATCCACTCGACTTAAAGAATGCCGTTGCTGAGTACCTCATAGACTTGCTTGAACCCGTGAGAAGGTACTTCGAGAAGCATCCAGAACCCTTGGAGCTGATGCAACAGATAAAAATTACTCGTTGATAAGCTCTATGTACAGCCTTGGCTCAACATCTTCCTCTTTTAATCCAAGTTTTTTGGCAACCTCCCATATCTTCCTCTTTGCCTTTTTGGGATCTTTGGCAATTACTTCAATGTCCAAGAAATCCCCAGCCTTTTCAACCCTATTCAGTTCAAAAGTTACATCGCCCAACTTGTAGATCCACCTCTTCTTCTTTATTACTGCTTCAATTTCATACCCAAGCTCTTTGAACATTTCTACAGCTTTTTGGAAATCATCTATCTTGAATTCGATTTCATAGAACTCTTCATTCCTCTCATCCTTAATTTCCTTATATGTTATGTAGTATTCGCCAAGGTTGTGGATGGCCCTAACTCGGAGAAGTTTTGGCCTAGGGACTTTAAAGTATATATCTTCCTGCTCCTCAAAATGGGAAAAGTAACCACCGAGGGCCTCAATCTTTTTTCTGATTTCATCGAAGTTTACCCTGAATTTAATCTCAATTTCCATTCTTAAACCTCCGCAAGGAAGCCAGCTATATCGTCACCCTTCCTTATCTCTGAAACTGGAAGAACTACAACGTTCCTTAAGGTAGGGATGCTCTTTATGTTGTCTTCTATAAAGTTCATCAATTCCTCCTTATCGTTCTTACCAACAAGAGCTATTATCTTATCTGCACCGCTTTTTGCTACGAAGAGAACTCCAGGAAGAGCGGATAATGTCTTCGTTATATATTCAACGTACCTCTCCAAGAAATCCTCAATTATTGGCCTTCCCACCTCAAGTATTATGAATGCCAAGTACTTGGGCTTTAAGGGCTCACCCAGGATTATTGTATATTTATTAATAATCCCCCTTTCCTGCAACTTTTTAATTCTGAAGTGAACAGTCGACTCCGGTTTCCCTATTTTATTACTGATCTCCGCTATTGTAAGCCTCGCATCTGACTTTAGTAACCTTAATATTGCTCTGTCAAGGTCATCAAGCTGAGTATTTGGCATTTTCAACCCCCCATCTTGGATAGAGATTATGATCAATCCCCAATATGTCGAGGATTTTCCCAATTATAAACCTTACTATGTCGTCTAGTGTTTGGGGTTTTATGTAAAATGCTGGGGATGCTGGCATGACTATTGCCCCAGCTTGGGCAACCTTTAACATATTTTGGATATGCACCAAGCTTAAAGGGGTCTCCCTTATAAGGAGAACAAGCTTTCGTCTCTCCTTAAGGGCAACGTCAGCTGCCCTAGTAATTAAGTTGTCAGAATATCCATTGGCTATCGCGGAGAGTGTTTTCATTGAGCAAGGTGCTATAACCATTGCATCGAATTTGTTTGAGCCAGAGGCTATAGGTGCGAATAGGTCATCCTCTTTATAGTCAGGTTCTATATTGATCCCAGTTTCAAATTTAGCGACTTTAATTCCGGTCTCTGAAGCTAAGAGGATAACCTCATGGCCCATCGATTTTAGTATCTTGTATAACTCCACGCCATAAATAGCCCCGCTTGCTCCAGTTATCGCAACTATTATCCTCACACTCTCCACCCTGTTTAAATTTAGTAAACCCTTATAAAGCTGCACTGAAGAGTACTCACTGGTGCAACAAGTGGAAATTTACAGTATTCTTTTGGGAAAGGCAAAGGAGCTCGCTAAGGAAATAAATGCTAAGGCAATTGTCTTAGTTTATCCTCCTACTGAAGAGGTTAGCGTTGAGTTTGAGGGGCCAGTAATAATAGTTGGAAGGGAATTTGATATAGAGAGTGAATATGTAAAGAAACTTCCCCTCCCCCTTTCTATAGGGTTAAATAACCTCCTAAACCTCGTTGCGGCATTCTTAAAGGGGCAGGGGATTATAGAAAAGGGGGAGTGGTTTGTGTACGTAACAGAAGATTCAATTGGCATTAAGAGGGTTGAGGAGAGGAGCATAGTTAGTAATGAGCTTTTCGATAGGTACGAGGGGATAGTCCAGAGGACTTTGGAGATAGCAATTGAGCTCAGCATAGAGGGGAGAGAAGGAAAGCCCGTTGGCACAATCTTCGTTATAGGCGATACGAGGGAGGTAATGAAGCACTCACACCAAATAGTCCCAAACCCCTTCAAGGGGCATAACCTAAATATATTAGACCCAAAGGTCAAGCCAATAATAAAGGAGTTCTCTTTCCTAGATGGTGCTTTCATAATAACTTCAAAGGGGAGAATATTGGCCGCGGGCAGGTACTTAGATGTTGACCCCAAGAGCCTTGAAGTAACGCTTCCCCAGGGATTAGGGAGTAGGCACTTAGCCTCTGCGGCTATTACAAAAGTTACCAAGGCAATAGCAATAACCCT
This window of the Pyrococcus kukulkanii genome carries:
- a CDS encoding DUF512 domain-containing protein, whose amino-acid sequence is MYELTEDLKLRKITKYELDGIEEREDLLVIPPSSKAGPCGNGCIFCYLLQNPPDMIYKVPRHDTLNDPELENRIRYAREHYDLWIRVTDTSGNVKFDKDRVESLYSAGLDEIQISVHTTKKDVRARLMRNRHAGKLIDLLPFVAEHFRVIADIILTPGYNVEDIGEIIEDLDSMGIHEVRLFPVGVTRYNRFGVRSLTKEELTFVKRVALEKDEELDIRIVIPPIFLALLGEFTTGLKPFDIEPEIPTYILTGELAYSEMKRLFPRINVVMVKNEFFGGNIGTAGLLTGRDVLREVEKLPEVDIGLIILPELMFYGDMTLDGWRRQDLFTKILVEKGYIVETALEPQEIPKVIEKVAL
- the fni gene encoding type 2 isopentenyl-diphosphate Delta-isomerase, producing MDGEKTVLRKFEHIEHCLKRNVQAHVSNGFEDVHLIHMCLPEIDKEEIDLSVKFLGRKFDYPIMITGMTGGTRRGEIAWKINRTLAQVAQELNIPFGVGSQRAMIEKPETWESYYVRDVAPDVFLVSNLGAPQFGKNARKRYGVKEVLHAIEKIEADAIAIHMNPLQESVQPEGDTTFAGVLEALAEIKSSIDYPIIAKETGAGVSREVAVKLEGIGIDAIDISGLGGTSWSGVEYYRAKDEVGKRLALRFWDWGIKTAISLAEVRYWTNLPIIASGGMRDGITMAKALAMGASLVGVALPVLKPAAKGDVEGVKRIIMGYVEELKNAMFLVGAKSVVELKRVPLVITGFTREWLEQRINLNGFLSSRL
- a CDS encoding helix-turn-helix domain-containing protein encodes the protein MGKLEELLELMQKGTYTTEEIAKRLKVPKEEVEGMLEVLKSLGYVREIKTSSCENCPLRKVCPGKCVRSGVKAYVPSFEV
- the feoB gene encoding ferrous iron transport protein B encodes the protein MLKTIALVGNPNVGKTTIFNALTGLRQHVGNWPGVTVEKKEGIFKYRDKEFLVVDLPGIYSMTAHSVDELIARNFILEGNVSVVVDIVDSTCLMRNLFLTMELFEMGAKNVIIALNKFDLIKKKGVEIDIKEMQRALGVPVVPTNAKSGEGLEELKRLIVMMAEGKITTNPVIPKYDDDIEREIDHVSQVLKGTPLAEKYPIRWLAIKLLQRDEEVIKLVLKYLGQSKMDEILKHIGELEQKYKRSLDIVMASQKYEFLEGLLRRFVRHPVEIRETLSDQLDKLLTHPVYGLISMLIVFYILFQFVFTLGGPLQEWLDSAFSWLGDAIAPHITNETLRGLIVDGIIGGVGAVLSFFPLVFLLFVGMSILEDTGYMARIAAMMERFLRVFNLPGKAIIPMVLAFGCNVPAIMATRILENERDRILTMLVNPLIPCVARMVVITFLAGTFFPDKAALVAISIYAIAIALALISALILGKFFIKGEESPFVIELPEYSIPSWKTVIIHSWERSKEFLRKAATVILLGSIAIWYLSSYPQPVGTGLSYAERLGRAFEPIARLMGLDWKAAVSLIFGIIAKENVIATYSVIYGVSEESLAGAMVHAMTPLQAYVLALVTTLYLPCIATLAAIRAEGGTKWMTVAVVYNLALATIVGILAYAIGSVI
- a CDS encoding FeoA family protein; this translates as MYVPLTALREGEAGVVVDVHGGPNARAKLIAMGIAPGVTVRVIKSRGPGPMIIAIGSSRIAIGWGIARKIIVRRI
- a CDS encoding YchF/TatD family DNA exonuclease; this encodes MIDAHAHVEFYKKDHEEIIRAAQERLRAIVDSITEYRKTHVWKSWDLLKPYFGFLFPTLGYHPNEARRGNWEKVRKVENFIRDHAKEIYAIGEIGLDYFHAKTEREKENQRRIFEHFLELAVELDLPAVIHARDAEREAYELVQKFGVKAYFHAYTGPVEVAREIAENGHIIGIVTGIVFIPEVREVAKALDIESLVVETDSPYMSPYRGERNKPWYVMVAIEELSKLKEIPKPEIEKITEKNTIDFFSLPL